Proteins found in one Camelus bactrianus isolate YW-2024 breed Bactrian camel chromosome 5, ASM4877302v1, whole genome shotgun sequence genomic segment:
- the DHRS9 gene encoding dehydrogenase/reductase SDR family member 9 — MLFWVLALLILCALLWNYKGQLKIADITDKYIFITGCDTGFGNLAARTFDKKGFRVIAACLTESGSTTLKAETSERLHTVLLDVTDPENVKRTTQWVKNQVGEKGLWGLINNAGVPGVLAPTDWLTVEDYREPIEVNLFGLINVTLNMLPLVKKAQGRVINVSSIGGRLAFSGGGYAPSKYAVEGFNDSLRRDMKAFGVHVACIEPGLFKTDLSDPVKMTEKKLTIWKHLSSDVKQQYGEGYIEKSLDKLKGTTSFVNMDLSLVVECMDHALTSLFPKTHYTVGKDAKTFWIPLSHMPAVLQDFLLLKQKAELANPKAV, encoded by the exons atgctctTTTGGGTGTTAGCCCTCCTGATCCTTTGTGCTTTGCTATGGAATTATAAAGGACAACTAAAGATTGCAGACATCACTGATAAATACATTTTCATCACTGGGTGTGACACTGGCTTTGGAAATTTGGCAGCCAGAACTTTTGATAAAAAAGGATTTCGTGTAATTGCTGCCTGTCTGACTGAATCAGGATCAACGACGTTAAAGGCAGAAACCTCAGAAAGGCTTCATACTGTGCTTCTGGACGTAACTGACCCAGAGAATGTCAAAAGGACTACCCAGTGGGTGAAAAACCAAGTTGGGGAGAAAG GTCTCTGGGGTCTGATCAACAATGCAGGTGTTCCTGGCGTGCTGGCACCCACCGACTGGCTGACGGTAGAGGACTACAGGGAACCTATTGAAGTGAACCTGTTTGGGCTCATCAATGTGACGCTAAATATGCTTCCCTTGGTCAAAAAAGCTCAAGGGAGGGTTATCAACGTGTCCAGCATTGGGGGTCGGCTTGCATTCAGTGGAGGGGGTTATGCTCCATCTAAGTACGCAGTAGAAGGCTTCAATGACAGCTTAAG GCGAGACATGAAAGCTTTTGGTGTGCACGTAGCATGCATTGAACCAGGACTGTTCAAGACAGATTTGTCAGATCCAGTAAAGATGACTGAAAAAAAACTCACCATTTGGAAGCATCTGTCTTCAGATGTCAAACAACAATATGGAGAAGGTTACATTGAAAAAA gTCTAGACAAACTGAAAGGCACTACATCCTTTGTGAACATGGACCTGTCCCTGGTGGTGGAGTGCATGGACCATGCTCTCACAAGTCTCTTCCCTAAAACCCATTATACTGTTGGAAAAGATGCCAAAACTTTCTGGATACCTCTGTCTCATATGCCAGCAGTTTTGCAAGACTTTTTATTGTTGAAACAGAAAGCAGAGCTGG